A single genomic interval of Lathyrus oleraceus cultivar Zhongwan6 chromosome 7, CAAS_Psat_ZW6_1.0, whole genome shotgun sequence harbors:
- the LOC127104096 gene encoding uncharacterized protein LOC127104096, producing the protein MINLVDLVLDVAHLSIIHPPPQKKHTPSVSKSVKTSGKSSEPIIPSKDKTVVEEESRSKGSEMRKPTMHADDTKNPTEAERSSIDKELREFVTSVLKEVNSYVFPDIQTSLAKEFSLDNDSSEKAEESVPEHDALERRSKKNEDECVPEHAAHERRSKKKVDHVVNVDELTSDEEPLTNFVTPSIAKRLQRRKGKAVMFEYFLFREMKRKYGGLKDTPSRSSIRKSPIGPTRSWSKVVTPTRKRKVVSSSDSEFDVEKYVQDIRPINISDNKKPRAAMPKAPLDKASLHYVKNAERWNYVIQIRVALERELGNDALKCKKVVELIEVAGLMKIVTKFGPCYESLVKEFVVIIPDGCDDMKHDGYGKVYVGGNFVTFSLVVINKFLGRTEEPLAELEVTYDHVCKEITAKQVRHWPNKGKLSAGKLSVKYVILHRIETAN; encoded by the coding sequence ATGATCAACCTGGTGGATCTGGTCTTGGATGTTGCTCATTTATCCATAATTCATCCACCTCCTCAGAAGAAACATACGCCTTCTGTGTCTAAAAGTGTCAAGACTTCTGGTAAGTCTTCTGAACCTATAATCCCCAGTAAAGATAAAACTGTTGTTGAAGAAGAATCTAGGTCTAAAGGGTCTGAGATGAGAAAACCTACTATGCATGCTGATGACACTAAGAATCCAACGGAAGCGGAAAGGAGTTCCATTGATAAGGAACTTAGGGAGTTTGTTACATCTGTTTTGAAGGAAGTGAACTCATATGTTTTTCCAGATATTCAAACATCTTTGGCAAAAGAATTTAGTCTGGACAATGATTCTAGTGAAAAAGCTGAGGAAAGTGTTCCTGAACATGATGCTCTTGAAAGAAGAAGTAAGAAGAATGAAGATGAGTGTGTCCCTGAGCATGCTGCTCATGAGAGAAGAAGTAAAAAGAAAGTTGATCATGTTGTCAATGTTGATGAACTAACTTCTGATGAAGAACCCCTTACCAATTTTGTAACTCCTAGTATAGCCAAGAGACTGCAAAGACGTAAAGGAAAGGCAGTGATGTTTGAATATTTTCTCTTCAGGGAAATGAAAAGAAAATATGGTGGTTTGAAAGACACTCCTTCTAGAAGCTCCATACGAAAATCTCCTATTGGTCCTACTAGGTCATGGAGTAAAGTTGTTACCCCTACTAGAAAGAGGAAAGTTGTCTCTTCTAGTGATTCTGAGTTTGATGTCGAAAAGTATGTCCAGGACATCAGACCTATAAACATATCTGATAACAAGAAGCCTCGTGCTGCTATGCCCAAGGCTCCATTGGACAAAGCTTCTTTACATTATGTGAAGAATGCTGAAAGGTGGAACTATGTCATTCAAATTAGGGTAGCTCTGGAGAGGGAATTGGGTAATGACGCCCTAAAGTGTAAAAAGGTTGTAGAACTTATAGAAGTTGCTGGGTTGATGAAGATTGTCACTAAATTTGGCCCTTGCTATGAAAGCTTAGTCAAGGAGTTTGTGGTGATTATTCCTGATGGGTGTGATGATATGAAACATGATGGCTATGGGAAGGTATATGTTGGAGGAAATTTTGTGACATTTTCTCTAGTTGTGATCAATAAATTTCTGGGAAGAACGGAAGAACCTCTGGCTGAGTTAGAGGTTACATATGACCATGTGTGCAAGGAGATAACTGCCAAGCAGGTAAGACACTGGCCTAACAAAGGAAAGTTGTCAGCTGGAAAGTTGAGTGTCAAATATGTTATCCTTCATAGAATTGAGACTGCCAACTAG